GTCGCTGGAGGTCAGCGGCTCTTGCAGAATGCCGGCGGGATCGGAATCGATGCGACCGCGATCGACGTGGATTTTGCCCTTTGGGCCAATGAAAGTAACGCCGCCGCCGTGGCTGTGGAAATGAACCTTTACGTCGTTGGGATACTGGAAAGTGAAATCGTAGGAAGTAAACGTGTTGTAGTAGCCCGGCTTGACTTCCGCCGTTCCCTCGATGCTCATGGGACCGGAGCCGTCCATCCCTAATCCCCATTGCGCGATATCCATATGATGGGCGCCCCAGTCCGTCACCATGCCGCCGGAGTATTCGAAGAACCAGCGGAATTGAACGTGGTTACGCAATGTGTTATAAGGAACCAGCGGCGCTTGTCCCAGCCGCTTGTCCCAATTCAATCCCGGCGGGATCGGCTCGTCGGGAACGCCTTCGGTTTGCGGAGCGCCTCCGATGCCCACTTCTACGCGTTCGATCTTGCCCAGGCGTCCATTGCGCACGTACTCGCACGCCTTACGGAACTCTTCCGAGGAGCGTTGCTGGCTGCCCGTTTGAAAAACGCGGCCATTGGATCGGGCTGTGCGTACGATCTGACGCCCTTCGTTGATTGTCAACGATAGGGGCTTTTCGCCGTAAACGTCCTTGCCCGCATTCATGGCGTCGATGTAGATTTTCGCGTGCCAATGATCGGGGACGGCGCATAGAATGGCGTCGATGTCCTTGCGCTCAAGCAGCCGTTCGTAGTCCAAATAAGGATCGACGGCGAAGGCAGGCATGGCGGGACGAATCATCTCGCTGCCGCGACCCTCGATCCATACGCGATCTACGTCCAAATCGTCGTCGGATATCTTCAAGGCGTTAAGCAGATAAGGCAGATCCAAATCGCAAATGGCCGCGAGACGCAGGTTATTGTTCCGGCGCGCTCCGTTGAACAAATCCATTCCCCGCCAACCCAGTCCGATGACGCCCACGACGAACTTGTTGCTGGGGGCGTCCTCTCCCAAAACGTAACTGGGGACGATCGTTGGCGCCGAGGCGGCGGCGCCCAATAAAAAGGCCGATTTTCCCGCCGACTTCATGAAATGGCGGCGGTTGGTTTTCTTCATTTCAGTCATGAACCCAAATCCTTTCTTCCAAATAAATTGAATGTCCTACAATACTATAACGAAATGCAATGAGATAGAAGATTTTGCGGGAATGGGGAGATGGAAATAAAGTTAGGCCTGGTTATCAACTACTAAAACAAAGCCAGCTCTCGAAATGATTGTTGCAATAATGAAAAGCGGATTTAGTGTGTTTGTTTCTTTCTTTAGGAATGAGAAATTTGCTGGTAAATAAAAATTTAATTGGCGTCATCCTCCTTTAAAATTCTTTCCAACTCTGGAATTAGCGGTGGAAAATCTTCCAAGATGGTCTTCCAAATGATATTCAATTCAATATCAAAATAGCCGTGTATCAAGCGATTCCGCATTTTGATCATTCGATCCCAGGGGATATTCGGGTATTGGTTTCGGAAGGAATGGAAAATTTTATTTGCCGCTTCGCCTACGAATTCCGTTAATTTGAGGAGGGAGAGCGTAAGCATTTCTTCTCGATCCAAGTCTTCGCGCGTCCGGTTTTGAATAAACTGCAAGGCCTTCTGAACCGCATCCAGAATATGATGAACTCGTTTCAAATCAGCTCCGTTCATATTGCAACTCGGCCGTCTGCATAACTTCTTCTCGAAAATAGCGGCTTAAATCGCCGGGAGTTAGCATTTGCACTTCTCTTCCCAAATGCTCCATCAATTCCAATTCCATACCCGCTAAAGTAATCAACCCCGGTTCCCGTCCAGGTTCGAATTCCACCAACAAATCGATATCGCTTTCCGGCCTCAATTCGCCTCGCAGTGCTGAACCGAATAAAGATAGTTTGCAAATATGATTTCGAAGGCAAAAATCCGATAATTTTTCCGGACGAATCGTTAAAACCGGATTGAGGGTAATTGACGAGCTCATATTCGATTTTCCTCTTTAGAGTGGAGATTCGGAATCCGTTATCAATAGGATCTTCGCTGTGTCGCCTTATATATGGGATTCGATTTTCGAAATCATTTTATAACAAAAATTATAGCCGAAAAACGGCGAGAGCCTTCGAAATTGTCCAACCGTTTTATTTTTCATTTCGTACTTTCGTGATTCAGGCGAAGATCTCTATAAATTTCTTAAGTTTTTTATTGCGCGTAACATGAATTATTTATGCATCGCAGGCGCTGCGCTGGTCGTAGGGGCTGGACGTAGGGTCTGATGGCAAAGGGTCCGGATGAACGGCGAAAAAAAAGGATGGAATAAATCGCCGTCTCATAATTCTTTAAAAAAAGCCTAATACGATAACGTTTACGCCGGAAATTCGCGGACAAGAAAGCGTTGCTTCTTTCGTCTTCTATCGTTGTTTCCCTTGACCGGCTTGCCAGAACTGGAGTTTGAAGCAAACTTCTTTATAGAATCCCATGCGCGAAAGCGCCCTATTTGGAGTTGTTTTCGCGAATCAGATTAGGTAAACTACCATGAACGCCGAACTTTTGGAGTATTTAATGCCCACCAAAAGACAAGATATCCCGATTTACCGGCGCGGCTTCGGATTGAAAGAAGAAGTCGCCGACACGCTGATTTCCGAATATAAAAGTTCATTAATCAACCACTTGCGCGGAAATGGGTTTTCCTTGCAGGTGGGTGGTCTGCGGATTTTATTGGCGAAAGAGTTCGGTTTTTGCTACGGCGTGGATCGCGCTGTGGATTACGCCTACGAAACCCGGCGTATGTTTTCCAACCGAACGTTGTACATCACGACGGAAATCATTCACAATCCCTTGGTGAATCGCAAGTTGCGGGAGATGGGAGTGCGCTTCCTCAGCGGCGGCGAAGGGAAAACGTACGCCTACGAAGACATCAAGCCGGAAGACGTCGTGATTCTTCCCGCTTTCGGCGCCAGCGTGGAACAGATGGAAAAACTGACCAAAATCGGCTGCACCTTGGTCGATACGACCTGCGGTTCCGTGATGACGGTGTGGAAACGAGTGGAGAAGAACGCCAAGGACGGCTATGCCTCGATCATCCACGGCAAATACAAGCACGAGGAGACTCTAGCCACCAGTTCGCGGGCGCTGCAATTTCACGGAGGGCGTTATCTCATCGTACGGGACGAGCAAGAAGCCGAAATCGTTTGCGATTATATTCTTCACGGCCGCGACAAAGAACAATTTCTGCGGCGTTTTCAAAACGCCATCAGCCCAGGATTCGATCCCGACCGTGATTTGCAAAAAGTCGGCCTTGCCAATCAAACCACCATGCTCAGCAGCGAATCGCTTTATATCGCCAAGATGATCGAAACGGCGATGCGCAATCGATATGGCGCGGAAGAGATCAATAGCCGATTCCGGTCCTTCGATACGATATGCAGCGCTACTCAGGAACGGCAGGACGCCATCATCGAGTTGGGAGAAAAGCATCCCGACGTTATTCTCGTCGTCGGCGGATACAATAGCAGCAACACGACGCACTTGTGCGAAATCGGCCTCCGGTTTGCTTCCACCTATCATATCAGCGAATCGGATTGCATTCTCTCCCGGCGGGAAATCCGCCATCAGCCCTTTGGCGGACGCGGGGAGATTATCACGGAAAATTGGCTTCCCCAGGAACCGGTTTCCGTCGGCATTACGTCCGGCGCTTCTACACCGGACAAAGTTGTGGAGCGAAGCATTCTCCGCACATTGGAATTTTGCGGGTATTCTTTGTCGGACGTCAATATGGACATGGATGCTGCAACGATCCATAAATAATCGATGCGGCGTATGTCGAATCCAAACGCGCTCGAAGATTCCTTTCCCCGAAAGATCGTATTAGAACTTCGTAAGACCCCGATCCCGCTATATACTTACCCCTAAATTTTTGAAATAATAGATAATTGCGCCCTGCCTCCCGGCGATTGCGGAATTTCGAATCTAACGTTTGAGACAACCACGGAACGAAAACCGCCGCAGCGGATGATATTGTCTCTTCCCAGCGGCAAGGATAGAAAATGGAAACGAACGGATCGACAAAAGAACGATGCGTATTGGGCGTGGATTTGGGCGGAACGAAAATCCTTTCCGCTGTGGTAGCAGAATCGGGAAAGATCGTCGCCCGCGCCAAGAAAAAGACTCGTCCCGAAAAACCGGCGGAAGATATTCTCGCCAGAATCGCCGCCTGCTGCCACGAGGCGGTGGAAGCGGCGGGCATGACGCTGGAAGAGATCGCAGGCATCGGCGTCGGTTCGCCCGGCCCCCTCGATCCCGATAAAGGGTGCGTCATCGAAACGCCCAATCTCAACCTGCGCGGCGCGCCTATCGCGCCCTATCTTTCCAAAGAGTTGAATATACCCGCCTTTCTGGATAACGACGTCAACGTCGGTACGCTGGGCGAATTCGTTTACGGAGCGGGTAAGGGAAGAAGCGACATTATCGGCATTTTCATGGGTACCGGAATCGGCGGCGGCGTTATCATCAACGGCCGTTTGCTGCATGGCTTCAGCAAAAACGCCGGCGAACTGGGGCATATGAAACTCGTCGCAGGCGGAGCGGTTTGCGGCTGCGGACAGCGGGGCTGCCTGGAAGCCTACGCCAGCAAAACGGCGATGATCAAACGCTTCAAAAGAGCGGTAAAGAAAAAGAAGCCAACCGTTCTCACTACGTTAATCGGCAACGATTGGGACAAGCTAACCAGCAAAGTATTTCTCCAAGCGATCGAGGCGAAGGATGAATTGGTCGTCTCGACGATAGACCGGGCGGCGAAATATACCGGCGTCGCCGTTGGCAGCCTGTTGAACATTCTCAGCCCGGAAATGGTGATTATCGGCGGCGGACTTGTCGAAGCGCTGGGCGAAAAAGTTCTCGACCGCATCCGCGAATTCGCCAAGAAAAATTGCTTTCCCATCGTCTTTGAGGGAGTCGAGATCGTCCCCGCTGCGCTGGGGGATGACGCGGGAATCCTCGGCGCAGCGGCGCTGGCCTGGTCGCGATTGAATTCTAGATAGATTCGCGGAGAAATGGCGAACATTATGACGGACCGCGTCGTCCTGGCAATTCGCTTTGGGTATTATACCAACATGCATTGAGATTGTTGTTTTCAAAATTCCTCTCCCAAGATTGGGAGAGGTTAGGTGAGGGTTGATATTATTAGGCTTATATTTCCCTCACCCTAACCCTCTCCCAAAGGGCGAGGGAATTTATAAGCTGCAATTGTAACGCAGATTGGTATTAGTAGGGGCGAGAATAGAAATCTCCATGCCTCTCCTTTTCACGCTGATTTTCTTTCAGGAGCCGATGATAGGCGAAGCTCCCTCTGACCCCCTGAAAAAAGCAGTAGCCGAAGGCTAGGACGAACAGGATGCCGCGAGGTCTTCCCGATTCGATCCATACAATAATAAAATTGGCGAAAAGATAGACGAATAGCGCCAAAGCGCAGAGGCGGCTGCGGCTAAAGATTCCCCACGAAAGCGCAAAAATAAGAAAAACGTCGATCAAATCCAACGCTTCCGTTTCTAAAGCAGGAAAAAACATAAGCCCCAAAAAGGTGAAGAACATAAGAACGCCGCCGTAAATCAGTCCTCCCGTACCCGCATTGTCGATGGCTTGCATGATTTCGCGCTTGTCCATGAGTTTGCTCCTTTGCTCGACAAACATAATACCAACCTGCATTTAGATTGGCGCCAATAATTTCCCTCGCCCTCTGGGAGAGGGTTAGGGTGAGGGGTTTTAAGTCTATCCAAATCAACCCTCACCTAACCTCTCCCCATCTTGGGAGAGGAATTTGAAAATCGACATTCTTAATGCAGATGGGTATAAGACGTATCCAAATGATGTTTATTGAGAATTAATTCCATACGCCCTCTCATACGAATAGGAATTCGCTTTATCTCCTCCACTGAAAGCGTTGCTGCGCCAGTTTTACGACGGCGAGGGAATGGGGATCGAGAACGAATTGCACGCCGTTCGGAGCGATTGACGTCCGGACGGAATGTTCATTAGGGAGAGCGAAAGCAGTTTTACGGGCGTGTTCTCGTTCTTGATCGTCGAGAGGTTGGCGGCATTCGACAAGAAACTCGACGGATTGGTTGAGGAAGTTCTCCACGGCGAGCAGGCCATTGTCGAAGAGATAGAGGCTTACGCCCGCCGGTCCGGAAACGCGCAATCCCAAAGGATAAAGAAGACGATCGCGCCAAGATTGGAGTAAGGCAGAATTCAACTCGAGGAGCCGCTGCGTTTCTTGAGGGATTTCGAGAATGGCGATGGATTCCGGGAAATGGATTCCTTTAACCTGGAGCATATGGCGAAGGTTGCCAGTAAGGGCGATCGGCTTTTTTTCTTCGAGGAATTCGTCGAATTGAGCGGGGAAAATATCGCTTTGCCAGCTGGGGGCGGCGAAGAGAACGGCGGGATAAGAAACGTCGATGCGGCTAAGCGGCGCCAGGGGCCAACCCAATAGGCTCAAGCGGCTGTATATATGAGGTTCGCCGCCGGGATCGCTGTTGGGGATTTGAGGAGCGAGTATTCCGGCGGGCGAGGCTTCGGCCACGGCTTCGGCGAGCAGAAATAGATTGGGAATTTCTTCCAGAAGACGCGCAGCGTTGACGGCGCCCGTTTCATTTTGAAGGCCGCCGAAATGATGAAGCAGCGCTTCTTTCGCGCCTCCCAGGATGATTTGACGCGCTTGCTCGACGCATTCGTCGGGCGAGGCTTCGCAGGCATCGATGCATCCACCGCCCATTTTGCCGGGGCCGATATCGGCGAGCCAGCGCAGAAGAAAGAAGGCGGCGCCGGGAAAAGAGCGGCGCTGGGGCGCTTCGCCGAGAGTAGGCGTTTGCGCCCAGATATGGTCAAAGAGATCGGTTTGGGTTTCCACGTTGCAGCCCTGCAAGGGGTAGAGATCGTACCAGGGGGGATATTTCAACATCACTTCAACGCGGGGATTAATGAGACGGGCGGGGCCGAGTATCGCCTCGCGGCAGACTCTCAACATCAGATCGCAGCGGTATTCCATCCAGGATTGGTCGCCTCGCGCCTTGAGGGACGCTTCGGAATCGTCATCCGTATAGAGGAAGCCGTCGATCAAGATTTCGTCGAAAATAGAGGCGGCGCCTTCGAAGAGGCGGCGGCATTCGGTCAGCGTTTCCGGGGCTTCGTAATTGGAGACGGCGTTGCATTGATTGGAGGGAATTCCCATGCCCGTGGGCGCGACGCAGCCGGAGACATCGATGCGCAGTTGGCGAAAGAGATCGCGCGCCCGCGCTAGACGCTCCGTTTCCGGCGAATAGCCGTTGCGGAAAGTTTCAAGAAATATCCGCGTGAAGCCTCGGTCTTTGCACCAGGCGGCGGCATGGCGGATTTCCTCATCCGAATTCAAGTAGTTTCCAACGTCTTGGGCGGTAAAAAGGATGGAAAATCGAAACTCGCGTTCGCGTCCCTTCGCTCGTTCCCACATTCCTGCGTCTCCTTGCCTTTCAAGGCGTAAAACGCTTGATGGAACCTATCGGACGGGCGCAATATCCATCCCTTCCTGACGTGGTTCCAGTCACTACCCTGCCGTCGAAGAATCGGGCGTCAATAGAATACAAATAAACTAACAGATTAATATACTATTGAAAATGCGGATTGGATATGAGGCAAAGAAAAATATTTCTTCGCTCGGTTTAGGGAAGCAAAACGATCATAGGAAAAAATAGATCGATGGCTTTCCTGAGTTTTTATAACGTTCCCAATCGATAAGGTAAGGCAAGAATTTAAGAATTCAACTTCTCGCGACCTTCTTAATGAATTAGACTATGGAATAATACCATTCGAATTGGATGCGGACAAAGCAGGTTGCTAACGATGTTTTTCTTTATTTTATCTTTTGGAGCATTAATGAGTATAATCGCTTTGGTTTTCTTTATTCTACTATGGGCGGCGAATCGCAGAAAAGGCGCTCCTCCCCCCGAGGAAATGCCGCAAAATTGGTCGAATTTCTCCATCCGTAAACATGGAGAATCGGGCAAGGGCATTCGCTAAGGAGCGCCGCCGGTTCAATTGCGAATCAATATTGAAAGAAAGGCGGAGAAATCTCGTATGCGTTTCTCGAAAACAACCGATTACGCTTTGCGAGTCATGGTGGCTCTCGCACTGGCGAACGACGAGAAGTTAAGCTTGCAGTTCTTGTCGAAACGAGAGCGCATACCCCGCAAGTTTTTGGAGCATGTCATACGGGGATTGAAGACGGCGGAATTGGTCAAGAGCACCCCAGGCCCGAAAGGGGGCTATCAGTTGATGCGTCCCGCCAATCTCATTTCCGTGAGCCACATATTGCAAGCGGCGCAGGGGCCTCTAATGCCTTTGGATAGGTTGGATTCCGCCACAGCGCCGCTGCATCTGAAAGAACCGATCGATCGCTTGCGCCAAGTCGTTAAGGAGATTCGCGAATTCGCCCGCGAGAAATTGGATTCCGTAACCCTTTCGGAACTGGCCGCCGTACATGAGATTAACGACGCTCGCGAAACATTGATGTATTATATTTAGTGGTCAGTGGCCATAAAAGTAGAGTGATTGATGGATCGAACGGCGCAATCCATCCAACGATTGTACCATATTTATCAATCCGTATTCGTCATGAATAACGGCGCTCCCAATTATCCCCAAATGACGACTGTATATATCGCTCTAGGTTCCAATTTGGGAGACCCTCGGACGAATCTCGAAAGAGCCGTCGCCGAGATCGGCGCGTTGGAGGGAGTTCGGGCGATGCGGGTTTCGCCATTCTATCGGACTAAAGCCGTGGGCATGGAGGAGAACACTCCGGATTTTCTAAACGGCGTTTTGGAAGCCGAGACGGAATGGGAGCCGCGCCAGTTATTGGACGCCCTGTTGCGCATCGAAAAACAGATGGGGCGTTTGCGTCCGGCGGGGGGCTGCGCATCGCGCATCATCGATTTGGACCTTCTTCTATACGGTAACGATAGTAGGCAAGAAACCAGCCTGGAACTTCCTCATCCCCGGATGCGCGAGCGTTGGTTTGCGCTCAAGCCGCTGGCGGATCTCGCTCCGGATTTGCTTCTCCCCGGCGGCGAGACTGTGCGGGAGGCGTTGGCGCGGGTGGAAGAGGAAGATCTTGGACTTTGCGGAAGTTGCGGCGAGTGATGGAGAACGGCGCCGAACGGGATTCGCCTTTCAAGGGAACGTTCCGCTTGTTCTTTTTGGGAACGGTCAGCGCATTCGTTTACGTTTTTCTCTTCCTGTTATCCGGCGAGGAATTGTGTCCGCGCGGGGCGAGCGGTTTAGCCGTCACTCGTTTTTTGCAAGCGTACGCTTTACTCTTTTTCTGCTATTGGCGGCTCGTCGCGCCGCTGGCGCGGGGGAAGCGCATGGACCCGCGCCATCTATGGTTCGCCATCGCCTTCTCCTTGCTTTTCCGGGCGATCATGCTGCCGTCCCTGCCGATATTGGAGAACGATATTTACCGGTATATGTGGGACGGCCATCTCGGCGCCCAAGGAATCAATCCCTACCGTTACGCTCCAGTCGATTCCGCGTTGAACGAATATGAAACTCCCTACCGGCGGCTAATTAATTATCCCTCCATACCCACGATCTATCCTCCTGTACTGCAATTCGTCTTTTGCCTGGCGGAATTTCTCTATCCCGGCAGCGTGGAGGGGATGAAGTTCATCCTCCTGATTTTCGACGCGGGAACGATTTTTCTTATATTGTCCTTATTGAAAAAATTGGAATATCCTCAGGAATGGTGCTTGATCTACGCCTGGTCGCCGCTCGTCGTCAAGGAGATCGCCAATTCCGGCCACGCCGATTCCGTAAGCGCGTTTCTTCTGGTTGCGTTCTTAAGGCTGCTGGCGGAGAAGCGCATGGCGTGGAGCGCCATCGCCTTGGCGGCGTTGACCTTGACGAAGTTTTTCGGGGCGTTGTTGGTCCCGCTGTTTCACGCCGCTTGGAAATGGCGCCATTTCGTTCTTTTCCTGTTGATTATGCTTCTCATCTACGCGCCATTCCTTGCGTCGATGGATGTGAATCCATTTACGGGATTTATAACGTATTCCCAGCAATGGCGTTTCAACGGCGGCGTATTCGATTGCGCCGAGCAAGCGATTGCAACGCTGGGCGGAGAGGCGGCGGAGAACTCCGATCGCCTGGCGAGGCTGTTTTTGTTCGCGGTTATTCTGGCAACGGCGGCGTGGCAAAGCGCGGCGCTGACTTGGCGGCGGACGCAGCGCGATCTATTTCGGACGATATTTATCGTCATGGGAACGTTGCTGATGTGCTCGCCAGTCATCGATCCCTGGTATCTGGTTTGGATGGCGCCGTTGCTCTGCCTGTTTCCCAACCGGGCGTGGATTCTATTCACCGGCCTGGTTTTTCTTTCTTATACCTATTACTACAAGATGCAATTTCCCTGGTGGGCGAGGGGCGTCGAGTTTGGAGGATTTTTTCTCGTATTCTTATGGGACGATATTTTGGGAAATGGAAAGTTTGGAAATATCCTTAAGACTCCGTCGCAACAAGAAAAGAAAGACAGCGAATCGCCTTTACTTCTTATTGAGAAATAGAGGAGGAAAACCTTCGATGATTATGATGCGCCAGGGCGAATCGGGAACGGAATCGAACATAACCAGCGTGGATTTGCCTCTTTCGGCGTGGATGTAGGTTCCGCGATGGCGGTCTTTCGTTTTTTCCACGATTTCGTTCCAGAACGGCGGTTTCGTTTCATTGCCGAATAAAATGGAATCGTTTTCTCCCAAAACGAAACATTGCGTTTTTTCGCCGCCGGGAGGCGTGTAGTTTTTCAAGGAAGCGCTTAGCAAGGTTTCGGGAGATTCCTGGTTTGCCGTTTTCATGGCGGCGAGAGCAAGATCGCGCATTTCCATGAGAGCGAAACTCACGTCGTGAATAACCGATTCAGGCGCGTAAGGCTCGGAGGTTTTGAAAACCAGCGGCCAGAAAAAATAGAAAGCGAGGAAAAGAAAGAGAATTACGAAAAGGAAACCGGCGCCCGTCATATGGCGAGCCAATCGTCCCTGCACAGGTTCTTCGAGACGTTTGCGATAAGCGCGCAAAATAGATTCGCGGTTGTCCGGCGTCATTATTCTTCAAAATCCACTAGTAGCATTTTACCCTCATGACTTGAATGCGGGAATTATGATACTATATTTCCGTTGCCAACGGGAAGCGGCGCAGGCGAGGTTTCTATGGGACGGTGCGCGGTTACGCGCTCCTGCAGCAGTAGGATTGAAAATCCTTTAATCCTAGCCGTCCGGATTCCTACAATAACAAGCCATGACAAAGCGAGAGAACCATTGACGGCCTCCATTGAAAATATCGGCTCTTTTTATCGTCTGGGGGATCATCCCGCTGGGGAGCGGTGGACGGTAGAGGAAGCCTACGAATTTTGCCGCAATCTGACTTATTCCCATTACGAAAATTTTCCCGTAGGCTCGCTGCTGGTTCCCAAGAGGTTGCGTCCCCATGTGCACGCTATTTACGCTTTCGCTCGAGCTTCGGACGATTTCGCCGACGAGGAATCGTACAAAGGCCAGCGGATGGATTTGCTCAACGAATGGGAGCGGTTGCTGGAAGAGTGTTACGAAGGCCGCGCCGAGCATCCCATCTTCATAGCCTTGGGAGAAACGGTGAAGGAGTTCGAACTGCCGATCGATCTTTTCAAGGGACTCTTGCGCGCCTTCAAAATGGATGTAACGGTGAGCCGCTATGAGGCTTTCGAGCAGGTGCTAGGCTATTGCCGCTATTCCGCCAATCCGGTGGGAAGGCTGATTCTGCATTTGTTCGATTACAAAGACGAGGAATTGTTCGCGTTGTCCGACTGCATTTGCACGGCGCTGCAATTGGCCAATTTCTGGCAGGACGTAACCATCGATTTGAAGAAGGATCGTATTTATATTCCCAAAGACGAGATGAAGCGGGAGCGATACGGCGAGGACGAACTCTTCGCCCATGTCTATGATGAGCGCTTTCGGAAAGTGCTCGCTCCATTGGCGAAGCGCACGTGGGATTTGTTCGATCAAGGCTATCCGCTGGTAGAGCGCGTCGCATGGCCGCTGAATGCGGAATTGCGCTTCACCTGGCTGGGAGGAACCACGATCCTGGCGCGTGTGGCGGAAAACGATTTTAATGTTTTCGATCGCCGCCCGGCGTTATCCAAATGGGATTTCATCAAATGGGGCGTTCGTTCGCTGACCGGGACGGGAAGCATCCGCCGCCGATTGGCGGCGTTCTTCCAAAGCATAATTGATTGATTATTATAACGGCTAGATCGTAGGATGGGTCGCGTTGTTTGACCCATCAATAAATATCTTAATTCGATGGGTCAACAAACATGACCCATCCTACTATTCTAATCACTGGCTGCTGGCCGCTAATCACTGTTAAAATAATCCCCCATTTTGCAGGGAGTATGGGATGGATTCCAATCAATATACCAAGCAGCAAACCAAAGACAGCAAGACCAACTTCTATTATTCCTTTCTATTCTTGCCCAAAGAAAAGCGGGACGCCATTTTTACCGTCTATTCCTTTTGCCGCCATACGGACGACATCGTCGACGAAATCGAAGACCCCGCCGAGGCGCGCCGGCAGTTGGACGAATGGCGCAAGGAATTGGACGCATGCTATGATGGACGCCCTTTGCATCCGATCATGGACGCATTGTTGAAGATTAGCCGCCGGTTTTCGCTGCCCAAGCAGTATTTTCACGATCTCATCGACGGCTGCGAGATGGACTTGACGCATAAGCGCTACGAAACGTTCGCCGACTTGTCGCAATACTGTTACCGCGTGGCCAGCGTGGTGGGGTTGATCTGCATCGAGATTTTCGGATATCGCGATCCCAAGACGAAGGACTACGCCGTCAATCTGGGCATGGCGCTGCAATTGACCAACATCATGCGCGACGTAGGCGAGGACGTCCGCATCGGACGGATATATCTTCCCGCCGAAGATTTGGCGCAATTCCATTATTCCGAAGAAGAAGTAATCAAGGAAACCTATTCGCCTGCGTTCGTGGAGTTGATGCGCTTTCAGGAAGAACGCGCGCGCCGTTATTTCGCTAAAGCGATGGAACATTACGATCGGCGCGACCGCCATTTGCTTTTTCCCGCCGAGGTGATGCGCAAAATCTATTTCCGGCTTTTGGACAACATCGCAGCCGCCGATTACAACGTTTACCAAACCCGCATCCGCGTCTCTAATAAAGTAAAACTAGGTATCGCGTTGCGGCTGTGGCTGGGCAGCCGCTGGCGGCGTCTGCTTCCATGAACGCCGATGTAGTCGTTTTAGGAGGCGGCTTCGCGGGTATGTCCGCCGCCAGCCACCTCGCGCAACGCGGGGCGCAAACGGTTCTCGTGGAGAAAAAGCCGTTTCTCGGCGGGCGCGTCTATTCAGTGCGAGACCGGTGCGGGGATTGGATCGACAACGGCCAACACGCCTTAATGGGCTGCTATCGCGAGACGCTGAAGCTGCTTGATATGTGGGGAACGGCGGACGGCGTCCAATTTCAAGACGATCTTCAAGTTCCATACCGCAGCGCCAAAGGTTGGCGGGATGCGTTGGCTTGCCCCCATTGGCCGGGACCGCTGCATCTGCTCGCGGGGATGCTGCGCATGAGTTCGCTGACCTGGCGCGACAAACTGGCGGCCATGCGTTTCGGCTTGGAGTTGCGCCGCAAGGGAGGCGTTCATGAGTCGGAGACGCTCGGCGCCTTT
The window above is part of the Candidatus Omnitrophota bacterium genome. Proteins encoded here:
- a CDS encoding glycosyltransferase 87 family protein, which produces MRKLRRVMENGAERDSPFKGTFRLFFLGTVSAFVYVFLFLLSGEELCPRGASGLAVTRFLQAYALLFFCYWRLVAPLARGKRMDPRHLWFAIAFSLLFRAIMLPSLPILENDIYRYMWDGHLGAQGINPYRYAPVDSALNEYETPYRRLINYPSIPTIYPPVLQFVFCLAEFLYPGSVEGMKFILLIFDAGTIFLILSLLKKLEYPQEWCLIYAWSPLVVKEIANSGHADSVSAFLLVAFLRLLAEKRMAWSAIALAALTLTKFFGALLVPLFHAAWKWRHFVLFLLIMLLIYAPFLASMDVNPFTGFITYSQQWRFNGGVFDCAEQAIATLGGEAAENSDRLARLFLFAVILATAAWQSAALTWRRTQRDLFRTIFIVMGTLLMCSPVIDPWYLVWMAPLLCLFPNRAWILFTGLVFLSYTYYYKMQFPWWARGVEFGGFFLVFLWDDILGNGKFGNILKTPSQQEKKDSESPLLLIEK
- the hpnC gene encoding squalene synthase HpnC; the encoded protein is MGRCAVTRSCSSRIENPLILAVRIPTITSHDKAREPLTASIENIGSFYRLGDHPAGERWTVEEAYEFCRNLTYSHYENFPVGSLLVPKRLRPHVHAIYAFARASDDFADEESYKGQRMDLLNEWERLLEECYEGRAEHPIFIALGETVKEFELPIDLFKGLLRAFKMDVTVSRYEAFEQVLGYCRYSANPVGRLILHLFDYKDEELFALSDCICTALQLANFWQDVTIDLKKDRIYIPKDEMKRERYGEDELFAHVYDERFRKVLAPLAKRTWDLFDQGYPLVERVAWPLNAELRFTWLGGTTILARVAENDFNVFDRRPALSKWDFIKWGVRSLTGTGSIRRRLAAFFQSIID
- the hpnD gene encoding presqualene diphosphate synthase HpnD, with amino-acid sequence MDSNQYTKQQTKDSKTNFYYSFLFLPKEKRDAIFTVYSFCRHTDDIVDEIEDPAEARRQLDEWRKELDACYDGRPLHPIMDALLKISRRFSLPKQYFHDLIDGCEMDLTHKRYETFADLSQYCYRVASVVGLICIEIFGYRDPKTKDYAVNLGMALQLTNIMRDVGEDVRIGRIYLPAEDLAQFHYSEEEVIKETYSPAFVELMRFQEERARRYFAKAMEHYDRRDRHLLFPAEVMRKIYFRLLDNIAAADYNVYQTRIRVSNKVKLGIALRLWLGSRWRRLLP